The following proteins are co-located in the Massilia litorea genome:
- a CDS encoding DUF494 family protein, whose amino-acid sequence MFDILVYLYETYYRPEACPEPAALARKLSAVGFDDFEICEAIDWLTGLTEMAGEELADVVASTGTRYYVDEEYNELGSAAIGFIQFLESAKLLTPLQREIVIERALAVDESPVTLSKLKIIVLMMMWSQNKEPDALIFDDLFGSDDEQIPRQLH is encoded by the coding sequence ATGTTCGACATCCTGGTCTACCTCTACGAGACGTACTATCGTCCCGAAGCCTGCCCCGAGCCGGCTGCATTGGCACGCAAACTCTCCGCCGTCGGCTTCGACGACTTCGAGATCTGCGAGGCCATCGATTGGCTTACGGGTCTCACTGAAATGGCGGGCGAAGAGCTGGCCGACGTGGTCGCCTCTACCGGCACGCGTTACTACGTGGACGAGGAATATAACGAGCTCGGCAGCGCCGCGATCGGTTTCATCCAGTTCCTCGAAAGCGCCAAGCTGCTCACGCCCTTGCAGCGCGAAATCGTCATCGAGCGTGCGCTCGCGGTGGACGAATCGCCCGTTACCCTGAGCAAGCTGAAGATCATCGTGCTGATGATGATGTGGAGCCAGAACAAGGAACCGGATGCACTGATCTTCGACGACCTGTTCGGCTCCGACGACGAACAGATTCCGCGCCAGCTGCATTAA
- the dprA gene encoding DNA-processing protein DprA, giving the protein MQDTDPIPASRIEQPGTQLSDWLRLDGARGVGLRTAHLLLEAFGSPRAIFEAGHAALARHVGPALARSLCAPPSGTTRALIDTTLAWLQTPSHHVLALGDAAYPQALANIPDPPLLLYIQGRIDLLARPALAIVGSRNATVQGKANAAAFATALSNAGVCVVSGLALGIDAAAHEGGLRGAGSTIAVVGTGADLFYPARNRALAERIANDGCIVSEYALGTPPTSGNFPRRNRIISGLSIGVLVIEAAAQSGSLITARVAAEQGREVYALPGSIHAPLAKGCHKLIRDGARLVETVDEVLEAMQVSPLASLPSANTTATNALPTETDCTDLLAQLGHEALAVDDLLERLGTSIGQLSMGLLALEMAGMIERLPGGKVQRVLVQ; this is encoded by the coding sequence GTGCAGGACACGGACCCCATCCCCGCCAGCCGCATCGAGCAACCCGGTACGCAACTGAGCGACTGGCTGCGCCTCGACGGCGCGCGCGGGGTGGGACTGCGCACTGCACACCTGCTGTTGGAAGCCTTCGGTTCGCCGCGCGCCATCTTCGAGGCCGGCCACGCCGCGCTGGCCCGGCACGTCGGTCCTGCCCTGGCGCGCAGCCTGTGCGCGCCGCCATCAGGCACGACGCGTGCCCTGATCGACACCACGCTCGCCTGGCTGCAAACTCCCTCGCACCACGTGCTGGCGCTGGGCGATGCCGCCTATCCGCAGGCGCTCGCCAATATTCCCGATCCGCCCCTGCTGCTCTATATACAAGGACGCATCGACCTGCTTGCGCGACCGGCGCTGGCGATCGTCGGCAGCCGCAATGCCACCGTACAGGGAAAGGCGAATGCAGCGGCGTTCGCGACTGCACTGTCGAACGCCGGTGTGTGCGTGGTGTCCGGCCTCGCACTCGGCATCGACGCCGCCGCGCATGAAGGCGGGTTGCGCGGCGCGGGTTCGACGATTGCCGTGGTCGGCACCGGCGCCGACTTGTTCTATCCGGCGCGCAATCGCGCACTGGCCGAACGCATTGCCAACGACGGCTGCATCGTCAGCGAATACGCGCTCGGCACGCCTCCGACCAGCGGCAATTTCCCGCGCCGCAACCGGATCATCAGCGGCTTGTCAATCGGCGTGCTCGTGATCGAAGCGGCGGCGCAATCGGGCTCCCTCATCACCGCGCGCGTGGCCGCCGAACAGGGACGCGAGGTCTACGCCTTGCCCGGCTCGATCCATGCGCCGCTGGCCAAGGGCTGCCACAAGCTGATACGCGATGGTGCGCGGCTGGTGGAAACGGTGGATGAAGTGCTGGAGGCGATGCAGGTGTCGCCGCTTGCATCGCTGCCGTCTGCAAACACGACTGCAACAAACGCCTTGCCGACCGAAACGGACTGCACCGATTTGCTGGCGCAGCTGGGGCACGAAGCGCTCGCTGTCGACGACTTGTTGGAACGACTCGGCACCAGTATCGGTCAATTGAGCATGGGTTTATTGGCACTCGAAATGGCCGGCATGATCGAACGTCTTCCCGGAGGAAAAGTGCAACGCGTGCTTGTTCAATAA
- a CDS encoding LysM peptidoglycan-binding domain-containing protein produces the protein MKNFSTVVTRAVAAALVACVVAGPVQAAECSFKPNAPDQHRVVKGDTLWDISGAFLEHPWCWPQVWGMNREEIRNPHWIYPGQIVYFDRVHGRLSLTKPGSDDGGGAPVLRLSPQVRSEGLERGAIDAIPASVIEPYLTQPLVVEKDALAGAPRIAASQEGHLYLGTGDRVYVRGDLQGATEFQVFRPGAPLRDPQTGALLAHEAAYVGTVKLVKAAAPGVDVHTMTVSNSVSEMGVGDRLLPAPPPAVRNYVPHAPQSPVDARVMSIYAGVSYAGQSQVVTVNRGSIDGLDVGSVLQLYHFGKTVADPEGKRGFLGIGRAKMKLPDEQYGSLFIFRVFGRVSYGLIMQVTAPVEVGDVAKSPE, from the coding sequence ATGAAAAATTTTAGCACAGTCGTGACCCGCGCTGTAGCCGCGGCGCTCGTCGCGTGTGTCGTGGCCGGCCCCGTCCAGGCTGCCGAATGCAGCTTCAAGCCGAATGCGCCCGACCAGCACCGCGTGGTCAAGGGCGATACCCTGTGGGATATTTCCGGCGCCTTCCTCGAGCATCCCTGGTGCTGGCCCCAGGTCTGGGGCATGAACCGCGAGGAAATCCGCAATCCGCACTGGATTTATCCGGGCCAGATCGTGTATTTCGACCGCGTGCACGGCCGCCTGTCGCTGACGAAGCCGGGCAGCGATGACGGCGGAGGCGCGCCCGTGCTGCGCCTGTCGCCGCAGGTGCGCAGCGAAGGCCTGGAGCGCGGCGCCATCGACGCCATCCCCGCCAGTGTGATCGAACCTTACCTGACCCAGCCGCTCGTCGTCGAGAAGGATGCGCTGGCGGGCGCGCCGCGCATCGCCGCCTCCCAGGAGGGTCATTTATACCTGGGCACGGGCGACCGCGTGTATGTGCGCGGCGATCTGCAGGGCGCAACCGAATTCCAGGTGTTCCGTCCGGGCGCCCCGTTGCGCGATCCGCAGACGGGCGCGCTGCTCGCGCACGAGGCCGCCTATGTCGGTACGGTAAAACTGGTGAAAGCGGCCGCGCCCGGCGTCGACGTGCACACCATGACGGTTTCGAACTCGGTGAGCGAAATGGGCGTCGGCGACCGCCTGCTGCCGGCCCCGCCGCCGGCCGTGCGCAACTATGTGCCGCATGCGCCGCAGTCGCCCGTCGACGCGCGCGTGATGTCGATTTACGCGGGCGTCAGCTATGCCGGACAGAGCCAGGTCGTCACTGTCAACCGTGGTTCGATTGACGGACTCGATGTCGGCTCGGTGCTGCAGCTCTATCATTTCGGGAAGACGGTGGCCGATCCGGAAGGGAAGAGGGGTTTCCTCGGAATCGGCCGCGCGAAGATGAAGCTTCCCGATGAACAGTATGGCAGCCTGTTCATCTTCCGAGTGTTCGGGCGCGTTTCGTACGGCCTGATCATGCAAGTGACGGCGCCGGTGGAAGTCGGCGACGTGGCGAAATCACCGGAGTAA
- the def gene encoding peptide deformylase — protein MALLKILRYPDPRLHKVAAPVTEFGERLAKLVADMAETMYDAPGVGLAATQVDVHERVVVIDTTETHDELRVFVNPEIIWASEEKQVYDEGCLSVPGIYDGVERPSQVKVRAQDAKGEFFELDCDGLLAVCIQHEMDHLMGKVFVEYLSPLKRNRIKAKLQKEERGMEREAALKAAGRRY, from the coding sequence ATGGCCCTCCTGAAAATCCTGCGCTATCCCGATCCACGTCTGCACAAGGTCGCCGCGCCTGTCACCGAATTCGGCGAGCGCCTGGCCAAGCTGGTGGCCGACATGGCCGAGACCATGTACGACGCCCCCGGCGTCGGCCTGGCCGCGACCCAGGTCGACGTGCACGAGCGCGTGGTCGTGATCGACACCACCGAGACGCACGACGAACTGCGCGTGTTCGTCAATCCGGAAATCATCTGGGCCAGCGAGGAAAAGCAGGTCTACGACGAAGGCTGCCTGTCGGTGCCGGGCATCTATGACGGCGTCGAGCGCCCGTCGCAGGTCAAGGTACGCGCCCAGGATGCGAAAGGCGAGTTCTTCGAGCTCGATTGCGACGGCCTGCTGGCCGTCTGCATCCAGCACGAGATGGATCACCTGATGGGCAAGGTGTTCGTGGAATACCTGTCGCCTTTGAAACGTAACCGCATCAAGGCCAAGCTGCAGAAGGAAGAGCGCGGCATGGAACGCGAGGCGGCTCTCAAAGCTGCCGGCCGCCGCTACTAA
- the fmt gene encoding methionyl-tRNA formyltransferase has protein sequence MKVVFAGTPEFAACALRALIDAGFEIPLVLTQPDRPAGRGMQLQASSVKQVALEHGIEVLQPLSLRTDAKDPQRAEEAAAAHARLLSLDYDVMVVAAYGLILPRSTLDIAPCINIHGSLLPRWRGAAPIHRAIESGDVETGVTIMGMEEGLDTGPMMLIERVAIDDADTTGTLHDKLAALGATMIVEALRLLSRGELPATPQPEEGVTYAAKISKDEAKLDFGLPAVDLWRKVRAFNPFPGAQGSVNGTAVKIWNAEPAQGRGEPGQVLSADAAGIVVACGDGALRLLQLQKPGGKRLAAGEFLKSFPLQGLKFE, from the coding sequence ATGAAAGTCGTCTTTGCCGGCACCCCGGAGTTTGCCGCCTGCGCCCTGCGCGCCCTGATCGATGCCGGTTTCGAGATCCCTCTCGTCCTGACCCAGCCCGACCGCCCGGCCGGGCGCGGCATGCAGTTGCAGGCATCGAGCGTAAAACAGGTCGCGCTGGAACATGGTATCGAGGTGCTGCAGCCCTTGTCGCTGCGTACCGACGCCAAAGATCCGCAGCGCGCTGAAGAGGCAGCTGCGGCCCACGCGCGTTTGCTGTCGCTCGACTACGACGTGATGGTGGTCGCGGCCTATGGCCTGATCCTGCCGCGCAGCACGCTCGACATCGCCCCCTGCATCAACATCCACGGTTCCCTGCTGCCGCGCTGGCGCGGCGCCGCGCCGATCCACCGCGCGATCGAAAGCGGAGATGTCGAGACCGGCGTGACGATCATGGGCATGGAAGAAGGCCTCGACACGGGTCCGATGATGCTGATCGAACGCGTCGCCATCGACGACGCCGACACCACCGGCACCCTGCACGACAAGCTGGCCGCGCTCGGCGCCACGATGATCGTCGAGGCGCTGCGCCTTTTGTCCCGCGGCGAACTGCCGGCCACACCGCAGCCGGAAGAAGGCGTGACCTATGCGGCCAAGATCAGCAAGGACGAAGCGAAGCTCGATTTCGGTTTGCCTGCCGTCGACCTCTGGCGCAAGGTGCGCGCCTTCAATCCCTTCCCCGGCGCGCAAGGCAGCGTGAACGGGACGGCGGTCAAGATCTGGAACGCGGAGCCGGCGCAAGGAAGGGGAGAACCGGGGCAGGTGTTATCGGCCGATGCGGCAGGCATTGTGGTGGCCTGCGGCGACGGTGCGCTGCGCCTGCTGCAGTTGCAGAAACCGGGCGGCAAGCGCCTGGCGGCTGGGGAATTCCTCAAAAGCTTTCCGCTGCAGGGGTTGAAGTTCGAATAA
- a CDS encoding BrnA antitoxin family protein, giving the protein MNKEYEPDWDQTSLHSHVVAAEPKAAPGGAKQIVTIRLDVDMLEWFKAAGPGYQTRINQVLREHMDAQRAAESDGH; this is encoded by the coding sequence ATGAACAAAGAGTACGAACCCGATTGGGACCAGACTTCGCTGCACAGCCACGTGGTTGCCGCAGAGCCGAAAGCAGCGCCGGGTGGCGCAAAGCAGATCGTGACGATCCGCCTGGATGTCGACATGCTGGAGTGGTTCAAGGCAGCCGGTCCAGGTTACCAGACCCGTATCAACCAGGTCCTGCGTGAGCATATGGATGCCCAACGCGCCGCGGAGTCGGACGGTCATTAA
- the metH gene encoding methionine synthase, with amino-acid sequence MTAPTTTPSPIETQLRDILTRRIMILDGAMGTIIQQYKLDEAAYRGGPQGRFADFAAPPEAGTRELFVKGNNELLTLTQPQVIQEIHERYLAAGADLIETNTFGATSVAQDDYHMGHLAYEMNVEAAKLARAACDKYSSADKPRFVAGALGPTPKTASISPDVNDPAARNVTFDQLVTSYHEQVRGLVDGGVDVLLVETIFDTLNCKAALFAIDLYFDENPTIVRKPIMISGTVTDASGRILSGQTVPAFWNSVRHAKPLTIGLNCALGAALMRPYAEELSQIADTFVCIYPNAGLPNPMSDTGFDELPADTSALLREFADAGFVNIAGGCCGTTPEHIAAISELLSTAKPRAVPEIPTALRLSGLEPFTVDESSLFVNVGERTNVTGSKAFARMILNEQFDEALSVARQQVENGAQVIDINMDEAMLDSQAAMTRFLNLIASEPDISRVPIMIDSSKWSVIEAGLKCVQGKAIVNSISMKEGEAEFIRQAALCRRYGAAVIVMAFDEQGQADTFERKIEICERAYKVLTEQVGFPPEDIIFDPNIFAIATGIEEHNNYAVDFINATRWIRQNLPHAKVSGGVSNVSFSFRGNDPAREAIHTVFLYHAIQAGMTMGIVNAGMVGVYDDLPAELRERVEDVVLNRREDATERMIEIAGSLKAGGGKQEQNLEWRNGPVEKRLAHALVHGITQWIVEDTEEARQAVLKAEGRPIHVIEGPLMDGMNIVGDLFGQGKMFLPQVVKSARVMKQAVAHLIPFIEEEKAREEERTGIVAKPKGKIVIATVKGDVHDIGKNIVSVVLQCNNFEIVNMGVMVPCSDILAKAKAENADIVGLSGLITPSLEEMAHVAREMQRDPWFRERGIPLLIGGATTSRAHTAVKIAPHYDGPVVYVPDASRSVSVGQSLLTEESRHAYMAEIKLDYERIREQHANKKALPMLSLVDARANKAKLDFAPVKPKFIGRRVFKNVELSTLARYIDWGPFFQTWDLAGPFPAILTDEVVGEAASKVFEEGQALLKKIIEGRWLTANGAIALLPANSVNDDDIEIYTDETREKVAFTWHGLRQQGVKPVVDGVQRPNQCLSDFIAPKGSGVADYIGMFAVTAGLGIEKYEQRFEAAHDDYSSIMLKALADRLAEAFAEYLHERVRTDLWGYAANEDLSNADLIGEKYVGIRPAPGYPACPEHTVKKELFETLQAEEIGMQLTESYAMYPGAAVSGFYLAHPESKYFVVGKIGDDQVLDMAQRRGMDKAEVERHLAPNLS; translated from the coding sequence ATGACTGCCCCGACCACCACCCCATCCCCGATCGAAACCCAGCTGCGCGACATCCTCACGCGCCGCATCATGATCCTGGATGGCGCCATGGGCACCATCATCCAGCAGTACAAACTGGATGAAGCGGCCTACCGCGGCGGGCCGCAGGGCCGCTTCGCCGACTTCGCCGCGCCGCCAGAGGCCGGCACGCGCGAGCTGTTCGTGAAGGGTAACAACGAGCTGCTGACGCTGACCCAACCGCAGGTCATCCAGGAAATCCACGAGCGCTACCTCGCGGCCGGCGCCGACCTGATCGAAACGAATACCTTCGGCGCCACCAGCGTCGCCCAAGACGACTACCACATGGGCCACCTGGCCTATGAGATGAACGTCGAAGCCGCGAAACTGGCGCGCGCCGCCTGCGACAAATACAGCTCCGCCGACAAACCGCGTTTTGTCGCCGGCGCCCTCGGACCGACCCCGAAGACGGCGTCGATTTCTCCCGACGTCAACGATCCGGCGGCGCGCAACGTCACCTTCGATCAACTCGTCACCAGCTACCATGAGCAGGTGCGCGGCCTGGTCGACGGCGGCGTCGACGTGCTGCTGGTCGAGACCATCTTCGACACCCTGAACTGCAAGGCGGCGCTGTTCGCGATCGACCTGTATTTCGACGAGAACCCGACCATCGTGCGCAAGCCGATCATGATCTCGGGCACCGTCACCGACGCCTCGGGCCGCATCCTGTCGGGCCAGACCGTGCCCGCCTTCTGGAATTCGGTGCGCCACGCGAAACCGCTGACCATCGGCCTGAACTGCGCGCTGGGCGCGGCGCTGATGCGCCCCTACGCCGAAGAGCTGTCGCAGATCGCCGATACCTTTGTCTGCATCTACCCGAACGCCGGCCTGCCCAACCCGATGAGCGACACCGGCTTCGACGAACTGCCGGCCGACACCTCGGCCCTGCTGCGCGAATTCGCCGACGCCGGTTTCGTGAACATCGCCGGCGGCTGCTGCGGCACGACGCCCGAGCACATCGCGGCCATCTCCGAACTGTTATCGACGGCCAAGCCGCGCGCCGTGCCGGAAATCCCGACTGCATTGCGCCTGTCGGGCCTGGAGCCGTTCACGGTCGACGAATCCTCGCTGTTCGTGAACGTTGGCGAGCGCACCAACGTGACGGGCTCGAAGGCTTTTGCACGCATGATCCTGAACGAGCAGTTCGACGAGGCGCTGTCCGTGGCGCGCCAGCAGGTCGAGAACGGCGCCCAGGTCATCGACATCAACATGGACGAAGCGATGCTGGACTCGCAGGCGGCCATGACGCGCTTCCTGAACCTGATCGCTTCCGAACCCGACATCTCGCGCGTGCCGATCATGATCGACTCGTCGAAGTGGTCCGTCATCGAAGCGGGCCTGAAGTGCGTACAAGGTAAAGCCATCGTCAATTCGATCTCGATGAAGGAAGGCGAAGCGGAATTCATCCGCCAGGCAGCCCTGTGCCGCCGTTACGGCGCCGCCGTGATCGTGATGGCTTTCGATGAGCAGGGCCAGGCCGACACCTTCGAGCGCAAGATCGAGATCTGCGAACGCGCCTACAAGGTGCTGACGGAGCAGGTCGGCTTCCCGCCGGAAGACATCATCTTCGATCCGAACATTTTCGCGATCGCCACCGGCATCGAAGAGCACAACAACTACGCGGTCGATTTCATCAACGCCACGCGCTGGATCCGCCAGAACCTGCCGCATGCGAAGGTCTCGGGCGGCGTCTCGAACGTCTCGTTCAGCTTCCGCGGCAACGATCCGGCGCGCGAAGCGATCCACACCGTCTTCCTCTACCACGCGATCCAGGCCGGCATGACCATGGGTATCGTCAACGCCGGCATGGTCGGCGTCTACGACGACCTGCCGGCGGAGCTGCGCGAGCGCGTCGAAGACGTGGTGCTGAACCGCCGCGAAGACGCCACCGAGCGCATGATCGAGATCGCCGGCAGCCTGAAGGCCGGCGGCGGCAAGCAGGAACAGAACCTCGAATGGCGGAATGGCCCGGTCGAGAAGCGCCTGGCGCACGCGCTGGTGCACGGCATCACCCAGTGGATCGTCGAAGACACCGAGGAAGCGCGCCAGGCCGTATTGAAGGCCGAGGGCCGCCCGATCCACGTGATCGAAGGCCCCCTGATGGACGGCATGAACATCGTCGGCGACCTGTTCGGACAGGGCAAGATGTTCCTGCCCCAGGTCGTGAAATCCGCGCGCGTGATGAAGCAGGCGGTGGCCCACCTGATTCCCTTCATCGAAGAGGAAAAGGCGCGCGAAGAAGAACGTACGGGCATCGTCGCCAAACCGAAGGGCAAGATCGTGATCGCGACCGTCAAGGGCGACGTGCACGACATCGGCAAGAACATCGTCTCGGTGGTCCTGCAATGTAATAACTTCGAGATCGTGAACATGGGCGTGATGGTGCCCTGCTCCGACATCCTGGCCAAGGCCAAGGCGGAGAACGCGGACATCGTCGGCCTGTCGGGCCTGATCACGCCTTCGCTGGAAGAGATGGCCCACGTCGCGCGCGAGATGCAGCGCGACCCGTGGTTCCGCGAGCGCGGCATTCCGCTCTTGATCGGCGGCGCCACCACCAGCCGCGCCCACACGGCCGTGAAAATCGCGCCGCACTATGACGGCCCGGTGGTGTATGTGCCGGACGCTTCGCGTTCGGTGTCGGTCGGCCAGTCGCTGCTGACGGAAGAGTCGCGCCACGCCTACATGGCCGAGATCAAGCTCGATTACGAGCGCATCCGCGAACAGCACGCCAACAAGAAGGCGCTGCCGATGCTCAGCCTCGTCGATGCGCGCGCCAACAAGGCGAAGCTCGACTTCGCGCCGGTGAAACCGAAATTCATCGGGCGCCGCGTCTTTAAAAACGTGGAGCTGTCGACGCTGGCGCGCTACATCGACTGGGGCCCGTTCTTCCAGACCTGGGACCTGGCCGGCCCCTTCCCTGCCATCCTGACCGACGAAGTGGTCGGCGAAGCGGCCTCGAAGGTGTTCGAGGAAGGCCAGGCGCTGCTCAAGAAAATCATCGAAGGGCGCTGGCTGACGGCGAATGGCGCGATCGCCCTGCTGCCGGCCAACAGCGTCAACGACGACGACATCGAGATCTACACGGACGAGACGCGCGAAAAGGTCGCCTTCACCTGGCACGGCCTGCGCCAGCAGGGTGTCAAACCCGTGGTCGACGGCGTGCAGCGCCCGAACCAGTGCCTGTCCGACTTCATCGCTCCCAAGGGCTCGGGCGTGGCCGACTACATCGGCATGTTCGCGGTGACGGCGGGTCTCGGCATCGAAAAATATGAACAGCGTTTCGAAGCCGCGCACGACGATTACTCGTCGATCATGCTCAAGGCCCTGGCCGACCGCCTGGCCGAAGCCTTCGCCGAATACCTGCACGAGCGCGTGCGCACCGACCTGTGGGGCTATGCGGCGAACGAGGACCTGAGCAATGCAGACCTGATCGGGGAAAAATACGTCGGCATCCGTCCGGCGCCGGGTTATCCGGCCTGCCCCGAGCACACGGTCAAGAAGGAGCTGTTCGAGACGCTGCAGGCCGAGGAAATCGGCATGCAGCTGACGGAATCCTACGCCATGTATCCAGGCGCGGCCGTGTCGGGCTTTTATCTGGCCCACCCGGAGTCGAAGTATTTCGTGGTCGGCAAGATCGGCGACGACCAGGTGCTCGACATGGCCCAGCGCCGCGGGATGGACAAGGCGGAAGTCGAACGCCACCTGGCGCCGAACCTGTCGTAA
- a CDS encoding SPW repeat protein, giving the protein MAMHLSTRRWQDQGILLLGVWLIVSPWVMAYPSDSPPAINAFIAGAIMAALAAFDLYKTYAWAVFLNILVGAWVAVSPWLVDVMPNQAMSASLLLVGVATVILGLWELRTDPDLHQQWAGT; this is encoded by the coding sequence ATGGCAATGCATCTCTCGACCCGGCGCTGGCAGGACCAGGGCATCCTGCTGCTCGGTGTCTGGCTCATCGTATCGCCCTGGGTGATGGCTTACCCGAGCGATTCCCCTCCGGCCATCAACGCATTCATCGCAGGCGCCATCATGGCGGCCCTGGCCGCCTTCGACCTGTACAAGACCTATGCCTGGGCGGTATTCCTGAACATCCTCGTCGGCGCCTGGGTGGCCGTTTCGCCCTGGCTGGTGGACGTCATGCCGAACCAGGCGATGAGCGCCAGCCTGCTGCTGGTGGGCGTGGCGACAGTCATACTCGGCCTGTGGGAGCTGCGCACCGACCCCGACCTGCATCAGCAGTGGGCCGGCACATAA
- a CDS encoding EAL and HDOD domain-containing protein, with translation MTDTASLDQASQPLQLRNFYLARQPMLDRNQALFAYELLFRTTPANSAEIDTDLAATAGVLAHAAQLGLPRAVGDATAFLNVDTEVLMSDIFAFLPRERTVLELVGSVEATEPVLWRLAELSGHGFRFAAEASVHGSRLGRLLPLLDYVKVNLRAMPVVSMLSLVPRLRGTGKRLIAEKVESQTEYKTCLDLGFDYFQGFYFARPSVIAGRKLSPSQLALVDLMSLVVSDADNIEIERAIKRDVTLSVNLLRIVNTPAAGLRQRIDSLSQALIIVGRRQLQRWLQIMLYAEPGNHGHTQTPLLMLASTRARLMELLAGRLRPGRRHVADMAFTVGIMSLMDTLFCVPMADLVEQIPVSDEVSSALLKRGGFFGELLRLAESFEQMEEGADVLPTLSVLADSGDDLVELEMAAFEWSGQVVRSAL, from the coding sequence ATGACCGATACCGCCAGCCTTGACCAGGCATCCCAGCCTTTGCAGCTGCGTAATTTCTATCTTGCGCGCCAGCCGATGCTCGACCGCAACCAGGCCCTGTTTGCTTACGAACTCCTGTTCCGCACCACCCCCGCCAACAGCGCCGAGATCGATACCGATCTGGCGGCCACGGCCGGCGTGCTGGCCCACGCGGCCCAGCTCGGCCTGCCGCGCGCCGTGGGCGACGCGACCGCCTTCCTGAACGTCGACACCGAAGTGTTGATGAGCGATATCTTCGCCTTCCTGCCGCGCGAGCGCACCGTGCTGGAACTGGTGGGCTCGGTCGAAGCGACGGAGCCGGTGCTGTGGCGCCTGGCCGAGCTCAGCGGCCACGGTTTCAGGTTCGCCGCCGAAGCCAGCGTCCACGGCAGCCGCCTGGGGCGCCTGCTGCCCCTGCTGGACTACGTCAAGGTCAACCTGCGCGCGATGCCGGTGGTGAGCATGCTGTCCCTGGTCCCACGGCTGCGTGGCACGGGCAAGCGCCTGATCGCCGAAAAGGTCGAGAGCCAGACCGAGTATAAAACCTGCCTCGACCTCGGCTTCGACTACTTCCAGGGTTTTTATTTCGCCCGCCCGTCGGTGATCGCCGGGCGCAAGCTCTCGCCCTCGCAGCTGGCCCTTGTCGACCTGATGTCCTTGGTCGTATCGGACGCCGACAATATCGAGATCGAACGCGCCATCAAGCGCGACGTGACCTTATCCGTCAACCTGCTGCGCATCGTGAACACGCCGGCGGCCGGCCTGCGCCAGCGCATCGATTCGCTGAGCCAGGCGCTGATCATCGTCGGCCGCCGCCAGCTGCAGCGCTGGCTGCAGATCATGCTCTACGCCGAACCGGGCAACCACGGCCATACCCAGACGCCGCTGCTGATGCTGGCCAGTACCCGTGCGCGCCTGATGGAGCTGCTGGCCGGCCGCCTGCGCCCAGGCCGGCGCCATGTCGCCGACATGGCCTTCACGGTCGGCATCATGTCGCTGATGGACACGCTGTTCTGCGTGCCGATGGCCGACCTGGTCGAACAGATTCCGGTGAGCGACGAAGTGTCGAGTGCGCTGCTCAAGCGCGGCGGCTTCTTCGGCGAGCTGCTGCGGCTGGCCGAATCCTTCGAGCAGATGGAAGAGGGCGCCGACGTGCTGCCGACCTTGAGCGTCCTGGCCGACAGCGGCGACGACTTGGTCGAGCTGGAAATGGCGGCTTTCGAGTGGAGCGGCCAGGTCGTCCGTAGCGCCCTTTGA
- a CDS encoding class II glutamine amidotransferase has translation MCQLLAMNCNVPTDIVFSFTGFAHRGGRTDTHHDGWGIAFFEGAGVRHFVDHQAAIASPIAELIKRYPIKSTNVIAHIRKATQGHVALENCHPFVRELWGRYWVFAHNGDLKEFTPQLDGAFRPVGSTDSEHAFCFLLQELRRRFGDTPPALPALRAALGELVRQISDFGTFNMMLSDGTALFAHCSTKLSYVVRQYPFVTARLSDEDLSVDFSQVTTPNDRVAIIVTEPLTTNETWTAFAPGELLVFIDGSPVPVA, from the coding sequence ATGTGCCAACTCCTCGCAATGAACTGCAATGTCCCTACCGACATTGTATTTTCCTTCACCGGTTTCGCCCATCGCGGCGGCCGCACCGACACCCATCACGACGGCTGGGGCATTGCCTTCTTCGAGGGCGCCGGCGTGCGCCATTTCGTCGACCACCAGGCCGCGATCGCCTCGCCGATCGCCGAGCTGATCAAACGCTATCCGATCAAGTCGACGAATGTCATCGCCCACATCCGCAAGGCCACGCAAGGCCATGTGGCGCTCGAGAACTGCCATCCGTTCGTCCGCGAACTGTGGGGCCGTTACTGGGTATTCGCCCATAACGGCGACCTGAAGGAGTTCACGCCGCAGCTCGACGGCGCCTTCCGCCCGGTCGGCAGCACCGACAGCGAACATGCCTTCTGCTTCCTGTTGCAGGAATTGCGGCGCCGCTTCGGCGACACGCCGCCCGCATTGCCGGCCTTGCGCGCGGCACTCGGCGAACTCGTACGCCAGATTTCGGATTTCGGCACCTTCAACATGATGCTCTCCGACGGCACGGCCCTGTTCGCCCACTGCTCGACCAAGCTCAGCTACGTCGTGCGCCAGTACCCGTTCGTGACGGCGCGCCTGTCCGACGAAGACCTGTCGGTTGATTTTTCCCAGGTCACCACGCCGAACGACCGGGTCGCGATCATCGTCACCGAACCGCTGACCACCAACGAAACCTGGACTGCATTCGCACCCGGCGAGCTGCTCGTCTTTATCGACGGCAGCCCGGTTCCTGTCGCCTGA